Proteins from one Panicum virgatum strain AP13 chromosome 7K, P.virgatum_v5, whole genome shotgun sequence genomic window:
- the LOC120641223 gene encoding FT-interacting protein 1-like yields the protein MAYPFVFRAQASPVRVEDHKAAKDAAPPVPQAREPWPAAGASGSARPHGAGARWLGGLGSGERLVSAYDLVETMQYLYVRVVKARGLPASAVTGGCSRPYVEARVGNYRGATRHVEGTSSPEWNQVFAFSRDRVQATALEVFVRDKDALARGDDCVGRVAFDITEAPARVPPDSPLAPQWYRLEGTGGRMAASGEVMLAVWVGTQADEAFADAWHASDASVRGGGGGGAAAVQSTRSKVYVTPKLWYLRISVLEAQDVFVPPGAGGIAGKGRHADVFAKVQVGGVVLRTRPCSARSPTSLEWNEELVFAVAEPFDEPAVLIIQARAQPGKDEIVGRAVLPLTLFERRLDRRQVQAQWFSLEPFGGPPEAVFAGRVQLRACLEGAYHVMEEPTMYASDTRPTDRQLWRPPIAVLEVGVLSAQGLTPMKTVDGRGMTDAYCVAKYGHKWVRTRTVVDSCSPRWNEQYTWEVYDPCTVLTLAVFDNCQLGTATAAGSGAVRDQRIGKVRIRLSTLEMDRVCTTAHPLVVLHPSGLRKNGDLCLAVRLTCLSLGGAVFLYGQPFLPRMHYAQPFTVLQLDNLRQQAMGIVAARLSRAEPPLRREVVEYMLDADSHAWSIRRSKANFLRVTALLSGAAGTARWLADVCRWKNPAATVLVHVLFVTLVCFPELILPTMFLYMSAAGLWSYRRRPRRAPHMDARLSCAEAVHPDELDEELDTFPTSRPNAVVRVRYDRLRSVAGRIQTVVGDVATQGERVRSLLAWRDPRATALFTAFCLVAAVVLYVTHIRVVALVAGLYVLRHPRFRSRMPSAAGNFFKRLPSRGDTML from the coding sequence ATGGCGTACCCGTTCGTGTTCCGCGCGCAGGCGTCGCCAGTGAGAGTGGAGGATCACAAGGCCGCCAAGGACGCGGCGCCGCCTGTGCCACAAGCCAGGGagccgtggccggcggccggtgccAGCGGAAGCGCGCGCCCACACGGCGCCGGCGCTCGGTGGCTGGGCGGCCTCGGCTCCGGGGAGAGGCTGGTGAGCGCCTACGACCTCGTGGAGACGATGCAGTACCTGTACGTGCGCGTCGTCAAGGCGCGCGGGCTCCCGGCGAGCGCCGTCACCGGCGGGTGCAGCCGCCCCTACGTCGAGGCGCGCGTTGGCAATTACCGCGGCGCGACGCGGCATGTCGAGGGCACGTCCAGCCCCGAGTGGAACCAGGTGTTCGCCTTCTCCAGGGACCGCGTCCAGGCCACGGCGCTGGAGGTGTTCGTGAGGGACAAGGACGCCCTGGCGCGCGGCGACGACTGCGTCGGCAGGGTCGCGTTCGACATCACCGAGGCGCCAGCGCGCGTGCCGCCGGACAGCCCGCTGGCGCCGCAGTGGTACCGCCTCGAGGGGACTGGCGGCAGgatggcggcgagcggcgaggtCATGCTCGCCGTCTGGGTCGGCACGCAGGCGGACGAGGCGTTCGCGGACGCGTGGCACGCCAGCGACGCGtcggtccgcggcggcggcggcggcggcgcggcggccgtgcaGAGCACGCGGTCCAAGGTGTACGTGACGCCGAAGCTGTGGTACCTCCGGATCAGCGTGCTCGAGGCGCAGGACGTTTtcgtgccgcccggcgccggcggcattgCGGGCAAAGGCCGGCACGCCGACGTCTTCGCCAAGGTGCAAGTCGGCGGCGTGGTGCTCAGGACCAGGCCTTGCTCTGCGAGGAGTCCGACGAGCCTGGAGTGGAACGAGGAGCTGGTGTTCGCCGTGGCAGAGCCGTTCGACGAGCCGGCAGTGCTCATCATCCAGGCCCGCGCGCAACCCGGGAAGGACGAGATCGTTGGGCGCGCCGTGCTGCCGCTCACGCTCTTCGAGAGGCGGCTGGATCGCCGCCAGGTCCAGGCGCAGTGGTTCAGCCTGGAGCCGTTCGGGGGGCCGCCGGAGGCCGTCTTTGCCGGCCGTGTGCAGCTCCGTGCGTGCCTCGAGGGCGCGTACCACGTCATGGAGGAGCCGACCATGTACGCCAGCGACACGCGCCCTACCGACCGGCAGCTGTGGCGCCCGCCGATCGCCGTGCTGGAAGTCGGCGTCCTCAGCGCGCAGGGGCTCACCCCGATGAAGACGGTAGACGGCCGCGGCATGACGGACGCGTACTGCGTCGCCAAGTACGGGCACAAGTGGGTGCGCACGCGCACCGTCGTGGACTCGTGCAGCCCCCGGTGGAACGAGCAGTACACGTGGGAGGTCTACGACCCATGCACGGTGCTCACTCTCGCCGTGTTCGACAACTGCCAACtcggcaccgccaccgccgccggcagcggcgccgtCAGGGACCAGAGGATCGGCAAGGTCAGGATCCGGCTGTCGACGCTGGAGATGGACAGGGTGTGCACCACCGCGCACCCGCTCGTCGTGCTGCACCCGTCCGGCCTGCGCAAGAACGGCGACCTCTGCCTCGCCGTGCGCCTCACCTGCCTCTCCCTCGGCGGCGCCGTGTTCCTCTATGGTCAGCCCTTCCTCCCCAGGATGCACTACGCGCAGCCGTTCACCGTCCTGCAGCTGGACAACCTGCGGCAGCAGGCGATGGGCATCGTGGCGGCGAGGCTGAGCCGGGCCgagccgccgctgcgccggGAGGTGGTGGAGTACATGCTGGACGCGGACTCGCACGCGTGGAGCATCCGGCGGAGCAAGGCCAACTTCCTCCGCGTCACGGCGCTGCTCTCCGGCGCGGCCGGCACGGCGCGGTGGCTCGCCGACGTGTGCCGCTGGAAGAACCCGGCGGCGACGGTCCTCGTGCACGTCCTGTTCGTGACCCTCGTGTGCTTCCCGGAGCTCATCCTTCCGACCATGTTCCTGTACATGTCCGCGGCTGGGCTCTGGAGCTACCGGCGCCGGCCACGCCGGGCGCCGCACATGGACGCGAGGCTCTCATGCGCCGAGGCCGTCCACCCTGACGAGCTCGACGAGGAGCTGGACACTTTCCCGACGTCGAGGCCCAACGCCGTGGTGCGCGTGCGGTACGACCGGCTGCGGAGTGTCGCCGGGCGGATCCAGACGGTGGTCGGGGATGTGGCGACGCAGGGCGAGCGGGTGCGGTCGCTGCTCGCGTGGAGGGACCCGAGGGCAACGGCGCTGTTCACGGCGTTCTGCCTCGTTGCCGCCGTCGTTCTCTACGTCACACACATCCGGGTCGTCGCGCTCGTTGCCGGGCTGTACGTGCTCCGCCACCCGCGGTTCCGGAGCCGCATGCCGTCGGCTGCCGGCAACTTCTTCAAGAGGCTGCCGTCCCGGGGCGACACTATGCTGTAG